GTTGCCCCCGACACGTGCCACTCTCCGCCCgcctgccctccctcctcccctctttcttccGTGGCGTGTGACACACCCGACAGCATTCTAACGCCATTACGTAGGTTGTCTATCATAGCCATTATCATAgccttttgttttgtgttgTCGACTTCGCTTCATCCCTTGTCCTCTTGTCTTGTTTCTTcattttttctttttggtgccctgcggtgctgctcatcTGCCGTCACCGGTCGTCTCGGGTGTCTGCCTTGCTGCATCCCTTACACAGGTGCGCGGCTGAGACACCGCCAAGCGAAGACAACAACAGGAGCAGCACCCTCGAGAGAGCAACGAAAACGGCAGCGTTCTGGGAGACACCCACGCCAGACATCGCTATCTGCGCCCCCGCTCTTTGCCTGCGCTTGCCGTTGCCGTGTTCTctcccgccctctccctttcgCTGTCGCTCGTACCACCGCACACTACATCGAAAGAGCACGCCGAGAAGGGTTCGCCATCATGATCGGCGAGTTCTTCCTTCTCCTGACCGCCGGCCTGGCACTGTACGGCTGGTACTTCTGCAAGTCCTTCAACACGACCCGCCCCACCGATCCGCCGGTCGTTCACGGCGCGATGCCTTTTGTGGGTCACATCATCCAGTTCGGCAAGGATCCGCTGGACTTCATGCTGAACGCGAAGAAGAAGTACGGCGGCGTATTCACCATGAACATCTGCGGCAACCGCGTCACCGTCGTTGGCGACGTTCACCAGCACAACAAGTTCTTCACCCCGCGTAACGAGATTCTCTCCCCGCGTGAGGTCTACAGCTTCATGGTGCCCGTCTTTGGCGAGGGCGTCGCCTACGCCGCGCCATACCCGCGCATGCGCGAGCAGCTCAACTTCCTGGCCGAGGAGCTGACTGTGGCCAAGTTTCAGAACTTCGCTCCGTCGATCCAGCACGAGGTGCGCAAGTTTATGAAGGCGAACTGGAACAAGGACGAAGGCGAGATCAACATCCTCGACGACTGCAGCGCCATGATCATCAACACCGCTTGCCAGTGCCTCTTCGGCGAAGACCTGCGCAAGCGCCTGGACGCGCGCCAGTTCGCACAGCTGCTGGCCAAGATGGAGAGCTGCCTCATCCCCGCCGCTGTCTTCCTACCGTGGATTCtgaagctgccgctgccgcagtcctaccgctgccgcgacgcCCGCGCTGAGCTGCAGGACATCCTCAGCGAGATCATAATCGCTCgcgagaaggaggaggcacAGAAAGACAGCAACACGTCGGATCTGCTCGCCAGTCTGCTCGGCGCCGTGTACCGCGATGGCACCCGCATGTCTCAGCACGAGGTGTGCGGAATGATCGTTGCCGCCATGTTTGCTGGCCAGCACACGTCCACTATCACCACCACCTGGTCCCTGCTGCATCTGATGGATCCACGCAACAAGAGGCACCTCGCGAAGCTGCATCAGGAGATCGACGAGTTCCCGGCGCAGTTGAACTACGACAACGTCATGGAGGAGATGCCGTTCGCGGAgcagtgcgcgcgcgagtcGATCCGCCGTGACCCGCCGCTCATTATGCTCATGCGCAAGGTGCTGAAGCCAGTCCAGGTGGGCAAGTGCGTCGTGCCGGAGGGTGACATCATCGCCTGCTCGCCGCTCCTCTCGCACCAGGATGAGGAGGCGTTCCCAAATCCGCGTGAGTGGAATCCGGAGCGCAACATGAAGCTCGTCGACGGCGCCTTCTGCGGCTTCGGTGCTGGCGTGCACAAGTGCATCGGCGAGAAGTTTGGCCTCCTTCAGGTCAAGACGGTGCTGGCGACGGTCTTGCGCGACTACGACTTTGAGCTCCTCGGCCCACTACCGGAGCCGAACTACCACACCATGGTGGTGGGCCCGACAGCCAGCCAGTGCCGCGTGAAGTACATCAGGAAGAAGGCGGCTGCTTAGAGCGAGGACGCGGGCTGGAAACGCAAGCAGATGAAAACCCGAGAGAGATCGACAGAGACGGCGCTGAgagcacgtgcgtgtgcgtcggtgTGATCgctgtttgttgttgtcgctcCTCTgtggggaggaagggagggggctcCACAGCC
The genomic region above belongs to Leishmania major strain Friedlin complete genome, chromosome 11 and contains:
- a CDS encoding putative lanosterol 14-alpha-demethylase — its product is MIGEFFLLLTAGLALYGWYFCKSFNTTRPTDPPVVHGAMPFVGHIIQFGKDPLDFMLNAKKKYGGVFTMNICGNRVTVVGDVHQHNKFFTPRNEILSPREVYSFMVPVFGEGVAYAAPYPRMREQLNFLAEELTVAKFQNFAPSIQHEVRKFMKANWNKDEGEINILDDCSAMIINTACQCLFGEDLRKRLDARQFAQLLAKMESCLIPAAVFLPWILKLPLPQSYRCRDARAELQDILSEIIIAREKEEAQKDSNTSDLLASLLGAVYRDGTRMSQHEVCGMIVAAMFAGQHTSTITTTWSLLHLMDPRNKRHLAKLHQEIDEFPAQLNYDNVMEEMPFAEQCARESIRRDPPLIMLMRKVLKPVQVGKCVVPEGDIIACSPLLSHQDEEAFPNPREWNPERNMKLVDGAFCGFGAGVHKCIGEKFGLLQVKTVLATVLRDYDFELLGPLPEPNYHTMVVGPTASQCRVKYIRKKAAA